Proteins from a genomic interval of Ghiorsea bivora:
- a CDS encoding RnfABCDGE type electron transport complex subunit G, which produces MISLDKTQQRMVLALFIVGLIAASLLAIADQITQEPIAEAQRAALHKGLVQVLPEHDNDPVKDAFVYSLSDTKQLQVFPARDKSGRVIGYAWEQIAPDGYSGTIRILMGIRVAGEIVAIRITEHKETPGLGDGITKNTAWLKSFVSKTLDNVTWKVKKDGGDFDQFTGATISPRAVVKAVHHGLSMYKKSRRGFYKAYKANQQQKEDKQLANQKSGGSS; this is translated from the coding sequence ATGATAAGCTTGGATAAAACACAGCAACGAATGGTGCTGGCATTATTTATAGTCGGGTTAATTGCGGCATCATTGTTGGCTATAGCAGACCAAATTACGCAAGAACCGATTGCGGAAGCACAACGAGCGGCTTTGCATAAAGGTTTGGTGCAAGTCTTGCCTGAGCATGATAACGACCCTGTAAAAGATGCTTTTGTGTATTCATTGTCGGATACTAAGCAGCTTCAAGTATTTCCTGCGCGTGACAAAAGCGGGCGTGTGATTGGCTATGCGTGGGAGCAAATTGCACCCGATGGTTATTCAGGTACGATTCGAATTTTGATGGGTATCCGTGTTGCGGGTGAAATTGTAGCGATTCGTATTACTGAGCATAAAGAAACCCCAGGTTTGGGTGATGGTATTACCAAAAACACAGCATGGTTAAAAAGTTTTGTGAGCAAGACACTAGATAATGTTACATGGAAAGTGAAAAAAGATGGTGGTGATTTTGACCAGTTCACTGGGGCGACCATTAGCCCTCGTGCCGTGGTAAAAGCAGTACATCATGGCTTAAGCATGTACAAAAAAAGCCGACGAGGTTTTTATAAAGCATACAAGGCCAACCAGCAGCAGAAAGAAGATAAACAGTTGGCGAATCAAAAGTCTGGAGGTTCATCGTGA